In one Tachysurus fulvidraco isolate hzauxx_2018 chromosome 16, HZAU_PFXX_2.0, whole genome shotgun sequence genomic region, the following are encoded:
- the LOC125138962 gene encoding uncharacterized protein LOC125138962, whose translation MKCSISSDTKKENVVWYRQISGKLPQFFAKPYTSKLGYKFIDGFNDDRFSFSLNNNTFDLNIKKTREDDEGEYFCGEMDGNVAKFTSGTRLQFEDKDTIHRPTSGTTDRDSPSRNKTGKYDWINPLIASNIFSVIVITLLLGVLYKNHRKDASSSNHQIPTNQTAAADDVLNYAAVSFAKKPSSSRTSRAKSHEDVYAQVKIK comes from the exons atgaagtgtagcattagcagtgacacaaagaaagagaatgtagtttggtacagacagatttcaggaaaattacCTCAGTTTTTTGCAAAACCATACACGAGCAAATTGGGCTACAAATTTATTGATGGATTTAATGATGATCGTTTCAGTTTTAGTTTAAATAACAATACGTTTGatctcaatattaaaaaaacaagagaagatgatgaaggagaatatttctgtggagaaatgGATGGAAATGTAGCAAAGTTCACATCTGGAACACGTCTGCAATTtgaag ATAAAGACACGATACATCGTCCAACATCTGGAACAACAGACAGAGATTCACCCAGCCGCAATAAAACAG GCAAATACGACTGGATTAATCCCTTAATAGCCTCCAATATATTCTCTGTTATCGTAATCACACTTCTGCTtggagttttatataaaaatcacagaaaag ATGCTTCATCAAGCAACCATCAAATTCCCACCAATCAG actgctgctgctgatgatgtctTGAACTATGCAGCTGTGAGTTTCGCTAAAAAACCTTCATCCTCCAGAACATCCAGAGCCAAGAGCCATGAAGACGTTTACGctcaagttaaaataaaataa